A genomic window from Streptomyces sp. HUAS YS2 includes:
- a CDS encoding HAD family hydrolase, with protein MGKHLVWDWNGTLLDDIHAVIGATNAAFEELGLEAITLERYRELYTVPVPKFYERLMGRLPTDAEWVVMDDAFHKHYWARADACGLTAGAAELLAERQAAGRTQSLLSLAPHDRLIPIVRRHGIEERFVRVDGRVDASTAGKAEHMVRHLRALGSVVSPERVVVIGDAADDAVAAAHVGAKAVLFTGGSHSRASLARVGVPVVDSLAEAVAVADELV; from the coding sequence ATGGGGAAGCACCTGGTCTGGGACTGGAACGGCACGCTGCTCGACGACATCCACGCGGTCATCGGGGCGACCAACGCCGCCTTCGAGGAGCTCGGCCTCGAGGCGATCACGCTGGAGCGGTACCGCGAGCTGTACACCGTGCCGGTGCCGAAGTTCTACGAGCGGCTGATGGGCCGGCTCCCCACGGATGCGGAGTGGGTCGTCATGGACGACGCGTTCCACAAGCACTACTGGGCCCGGGCGGACGCCTGCGGGCTGACCGCGGGCGCGGCGGAGCTGCTCGCGGAGCGGCAGGCGGCGGGGCGGACGCAGTCGCTGCTGTCCCTCGCCCCGCACGACCGGCTGATACCGATCGTGCGGCGGCACGGCATCGAGGAGCGGTTCGTCCGGGTGGACGGGCGGGTCGACGCGTCGACGGCCGGTAAGGCGGAGCACATGGTGCGGCATCTGCGGGCGCTCGGGTCCGTGGTGTCCCCGGAGCGGGTCGTCGTCATCGGTGACGCGGCCGACGACGCCGTGGCGGCGGCGCATGTCGGGGCGAAGGCGGTGCTGTTCACCGGCGGATCGCACAGCCGGGCGTCGCTGGCGCGGGTGGGGGTGCCGGTGGTGGACTCGCTCGCGGAGGCGGTCGCCGTCGCGGACGAGCTGGTCTAG
- the secA gene encoding preprotein translocase subunit SecA — protein MSVFNKLMRAGEGKILRKLHRIADQVNSIEEDFVNLSDAELRALTEEYKERYADGESLDDLLPEAFATVREAAKRVLGQRHYDVQIMGGAALHLGYVAEMKTGEGKTLVGTLPAYLNALSGKGVHLITVNDYLAERDSEMMGRVHKFLGLNVGCILANMTPAQRREQYACDITYGTNNEFGFDYLRDNMAWSSEELVQRGHNYACVDEVDSILVDEARTPLIISGPADQATKWYGDFAKLVTRLVRGEPGNPLKGIEETGDYEVDEKKRTVAIHESGVAKVEDWLGIDNLYESVNTPLVGYLNNAIKAKELFKKDKDYVVIDGEVMIVDEHTGRILAGRRYNEGMHQAIEAKEGVPIKDENQTLATITLQNFFRLYDKLSGMTGTAMTEAAEFHQIYKLGVVPIPTNRPMQRKDQPDLIYRTEVAKFAAVVDDIADKYEKGQPVLVGTTSVEKSEYLSQQLSKRGIQHEVLNAKHHEREAIIVAQAGRKGAVTVATNMAGRGTDIKLGGNPDDLAEAELRQAGLDPVEHVEEWAAALPAALERAEKAVKAEFEEVKELGGLYVLGTERHESRRIDNQLRGRSGRQGDPGESRFYLSLGDDLMRLFKAAMVERVMAMANVPDDVPIENKMVTRAIASAQSQVEGQNFETRKNVLKYDEVLNRQREVIYGERRRVLEGEDLHEQVRHFMDDTIDDYIGQETAEGFAEEWDLDRLWGAFKQLYPVKVTVDELEDAAGDRAGITAEFIGESIKDDIHEQYDAREQQLGSDIMRELERRVVLSVLDRKWREHLYEMDYLQEGIGLRAMAQKDPLVEYQREGFDMFSAMMEGIKEESVGYLFNLEVQVEQQVEEVPVQDAAEKPSLTKEGAPAGAGRPEIRAKGLDAPQRPDRLHFSAPKVDGDGSVVEGDWASDEAAGDGMTRAERRKAQKGGGGRRRKK, from the coding sequence GTGTCCGTCTTCAACAAGCTCATGCGTGCAGGCGAAGGCAAGATCCTGCGCAAACTGCACCGCATCGCGGACCAGGTCAACTCCATCGAAGAGGACTTCGTCAACCTCTCCGACGCCGAGTTGAGGGCGCTCACCGAGGAGTACAAGGAGCGCTACGCCGACGGCGAGAGCCTCGACGACCTCCTCCCCGAGGCCTTCGCCACCGTCCGTGAGGCGGCCAAGCGCGTCCTCGGCCAGCGTCACTACGACGTCCAGATCATGGGCGGCGCCGCGCTGCACCTCGGCTATGTCGCCGAGATGAAGACCGGTGAGGGCAAGACCCTCGTCGGCACGCTCCCGGCGTACCTGAACGCGCTCTCCGGCAAGGGCGTGCACCTGATCACGGTGAACGACTACCTGGCCGAGCGCGACTCCGAGATGATGGGCCGCGTCCACAAGTTCCTCGGCCTGAACGTCGGCTGCATCCTCGCGAACATGACTCCGGCCCAGCGCCGTGAGCAGTACGCCTGCGACATCACGTACGGCACGAACAACGAGTTCGGCTTCGACTACCTGCGCGACAACATGGCCTGGTCCTCGGAGGAGCTCGTCCAGCGCGGCCACAACTACGCGTGTGTCGACGAGGTCGACTCCATCCTGGTCGACGAGGCCCGTACGCCGCTGATCATCTCCGGCCCGGCCGACCAGGCCACGAAGTGGTACGGCGACTTCGCCAAGCTGGTCACCCGCCTCGTCAGGGGCGAGCCCGGCAACCCGCTCAAGGGCATCGAGGAGACCGGCGACTACGAGGTCGACGAGAAGAAGCGCACCGTCGCCATCCACGAGTCCGGCGTCGCCAAGGTCGAGGACTGGCTGGGCATCGACAACCTCTACGAGTCGGTGAACACCCCGCTCGTCGGTTACCTGAACAACGCCATCAAGGCGAAGGAACTGTTCAAGAAGGACAAGGACTACGTCGTCATCGACGGCGAGGTCATGATCGTCGACGAGCACACCGGCCGTATCCTCGCCGGCCGCCGCTACAACGAGGGCATGCACCAGGCGATCGAGGCGAAGGAAGGGGTGCCGATCAAGGACGAGAACCAGACGCTCGCCACGATCACCCTGCAGAACTTCTTCCGTCTCTACGACAAGCTCTCCGGCATGACCGGTACGGCCATGACCGAGGCCGCCGAGTTCCACCAGATCTACAAGCTGGGCGTCGTCCCGATCCCGACGAACCGGCCCATGCAGCGCAAGGACCAGCCGGACCTGATCTACCGGACCGAGGTCGCCAAGTTCGCCGCCGTCGTCGACGACATCGCGGACAAGTACGAGAAGGGCCAGCCGGTCCTCGTCGGCACCACGTCCGTCGAGAAGTCCGAGTACCTCTCGCAGCAGCTCTCCAAGCGCGGCATCCAGCACGAGGTGCTCAACGCCAAGCACCACGAGCGCGAGGCCATCATCGTGGCCCAGGCCGGCCGCAAGGGCGCCGTCACCGTCGCCACGAACATGGCCGGCCGAGGCACCGACATCAAGCTCGGCGGCAACCCGGACGACCTCGCCGAGGCCGAGCTGCGCCAGGCGGGCCTGGACCCGGTCGAGCACGTCGAGGAGTGGGCCGCGGCCCTCCCCGCCGCCCTGGAGCGCGCCGAGAAGGCCGTCAAGGCGGAGTTCGAGGAGGTCAAGGAGCTCGGCGGACTGTACGTGCTGGGCACCGAGCGCCACGAGTCGCGCCGGATCGACAACCAGCTCCGCGGCCGTTCCGGCCGTCAGGGCGACCCGGGCGAGTCCCGCTTCTACCTCTCCCTCGGTGACGACCTGATGCGCCTGTTCAAGGCCGCCATGGTCGAGCGCGTGATGGCCATGGCCAACGTGCCGGACGACGTGCCGATCGAGAACAAGATGGTCACCCGCGCCATCGCCTCCGCCCAGTCCCAGGTCGAGGGCCAGAACTTCGAGACGCGCAAGAACGTCCTGAAGTACGACGAGGTCCTCAACCGGCAGCGCGAGGTCATCTACGGCGAGCGCCGCCGCGTCCTGGAGGGCGAGGACCTGCACGAGCAGGTCCGGCACTTCATGGACGACACGATCGACGACTACATCGGCCAGGAGACCGCCGAGGGCTTCGCGGAGGAGTGGGACCTCGACCGGCTGTGGGGCGCGTTCAAGCAGCTCTACCCGGTGAAGGTCACCGTCGACGAGCTGGAGGACGCGGCCGGCGACCGGGCCGGGATCACCGCCGAGTTCATCGGCGAGTCGATCAAGGACGACATCCACGAGCAGTACGACGCCCGTGAGCAGCAGCTCGGCTCGGACATCATGCGCGAGCTGGAGCGCCGCGTGGTGCTCTCCGTGCTCGACCGCAAGTGGCGCGAGCACCTCTACGAGATGGACTACCTCCAGGAGGGCATCGGCCTGCGCGCGATGGCGCAGAAGGACCCCCTGGTCGAGTACCAGCGCGAGGGCTTCGACATGTTCTCCGCGATGATGGAGGGCATCAAGGAGGAGTCCGTCGGCTACCTGTTCAACCTGGAGGTCCAGGTCGAGCAGCAGGTCGAGGAGGTCCCGGTGCAGGACGCCGCGGAGAAGCCCTCGCTCACGAAGGAGGGCGCGCCGGCGGGCGCCGGGCGTCCGGAGATCCGCGCCAAGGGCCTGGACGCGCCGCAGCGTCCGGACCGGCTGCACTTCTCCGCGCCCAAGGTCGACGGCGACGGATCGGTCGTCGAGGGCGACTGGGCGTCCGACGAGGCGGCCGGTGACGGCATGACCCGCGCGGAGCGCCGCAAGGCGCAGAAGGGCGGCGGCGGGCGCCGTCGCAAGAAGTAG
- a CDS encoding Rv3235 family protein, with the protein MTGTTRPRNTRPRNTRPRSSHPGNVRPGHARPGEGLRSRPPVRALPPHAMFAERLLAVLSGERPVHWMLGRTVGPAYEQLVQLAAATPFGGRGGGRAGVRPVVLSCRVQSVPGGLEAFASVATGDRVRAMAFRLEPGADRRWRCAAVELDDLPPRVPAQSRGPWE; encoded by the coding sequence ATGACCGGCACCACCCGCCCGCGCAACACCCGCCCGCGCAACACCCGCCCTCGCAGCTCCCACCCGGGGAACGTCCGCCCGGGCCACGCCCGCCCCGGCGAGGGGCTCCGCAGTCGCCCGCCGGTACGGGCCCTGCCACCGCACGCGATGTTCGCCGAGCGCCTGCTGGCCGTCCTGAGCGGCGAACGACCGGTCCACTGGATGCTGGGCCGGACCGTCGGCCCCGCGTACGAGCAGCTCGTCCAGCTGGCCGCGGCGACCCCCTTCGGCGGCCGGGGCGGAGGCAGGGCCGGCGTCCGCCCCGTCGTGCTCAGCTGCCGCGTCCAGTCCGTCCCGGGCGGCCTGGAGGCGTTCGCGAGCGTGGCCACCGGTGACAGGGTCCGGGCCATGGCCTTCCGCCTCGAACCGGGCGCCGACCGGCGCTGGCGCTGCGCGGCCGTGGAGCTCGACGACCTCCCGCCGCGCGTCCCGGCACAGTCCCGGGGCCCGTGGGAATGA
- a CDS encoding NAD-glutamate dehydrogenase — MQTKLDEAKADLLSRAARVAENSPAGGRLPTGPDGERPDRDTLFDYLQRYYLHTAPEDIEDRDPTDVFGAALSHFRLAENRPQGTANVRVHTPTVEENGWTSSHSVVEVVTDDMPFLVDSVTNELSRQGRGIHVVIHPQVRVRRDVTGKLIEVLTTEPKGALPHDALTESWIHVEIDRETDRADLKQITADLLRVLSDVRETVEDWEKMRETALRIADGLPDEPTADDLRPTEVEEARELLRWLSADHFTFLGYREYELVNGDALAAVPGTGLGILRSDPHHSGEDHHAHPVSPSFSRLPADARAKAREHKLLVLTKANSRATVHRPSYLDYVGVKKFDEQGNVIGERRFLGLFSSAAYTESVRRVPVISRKVNEVLEGAGFSPNSHDGRDLLQILETYPRDELFQTPVDELRSIVTSVLYLQERRRLRLYLRQDEYGRYYSALVYLPRDRFNTTVRERLTGILMEELGGTNVDFTAWNTESILSRLHFVVRVAPGTELPQLSDADKDRIEARLVEASRSWADGFGEALNAELGEERAAELLRRYGNAFPEGYKADHSPRAAVADLVHLEQLKHAGKEFALSLYEPVGSGPGERRFKIYKPGPQVSLSSVLPVLNRLGVEVVDERPYELRCSDRSTAWVYDFGLRMPSAAGNGDYLGDDARERFQEAFSATWTGEAENDGFNALVLSAGLTWRQAMVLRAYAKYLRQAGSTFSQDYMEDTLRNNVHTTRLLVSLFEARMAPERQRAGTELIDGLLEELDGALDQVASLDEDRILRSFLTVIKATLRSNFFQKDAEGRPHSYVSMKFDPQAIPDLPAPRPAYEIWVYSPRVEGVHLRFGKVARGGLRWSDRREDFRTEILGLVKAQMVKNTVIVPVGAKGGFVAKQLPDPSVDRDAWLAEGIASYKTFISALLDITDNLVAGEVVPPADVVRHDEDDTYLVVAADKGTATFSDIANGVAEEYGFWLGDAFASGGSAGYDHKGMGITARGAWESVKRHFRELGHDTQTEDFTVVGVGDMSGDVFGNGMLLSEHIRLVAAFDHRHIFIDPNPDAATSYAERRRLFDLPRSSWADYDTELLSAGGGIHPRSAKSIPVNAHVRAALGIEDGVTKMTPAELMKAILQSPVDLLWNGGIGTYVKSSAESNADVGDKANDAIRVDGQDVRAKVIGEGGNLGATQLGRIEFARTGGPESEGGKVNTDAIDNSAGVDTSDHEVNIKILLNGLVAEGDMTVKQRNKILAEMTDEVGALVLRNNYAQNTALANAVIQSPSLLHAHQRFMRRLGRDGALDRSLEFLPNDRQIRELLNTDRGLSQPELAVLLAYTKITVADELIGTGLPDDPYLRGLLHAYFPTQLREKFAEAVDSHPLRREIVTTVLVNDTVNTGGSTFLHRLREETGASIEEIVRAQTAARAIFRLGEVWDAVEALDNKVPADVQTRMRLHSRRLVERGTRWLLGNRPQPLQLAETIEFFSERVEQVWAKLPQLLRGSDLEWYESILEELTSVGVPEELALRVAGFSSAFPTLDVVAIADRTDKDPLAVAEVYYDLADRLRITELMDRIIELPRNDRWQSMARASIREDLFAAHAALTADVLSAGNGTSTPEERFKDWEEKNAAILGRARTTLEEIQGSDAFDLANLSVAMRTIRSMLRTHG; from the coding sequence ATGCAGACCAAGCTGGACGAAGCAAAGGCCGACCTGCTTTCACGGGCCGCCCGGGTAGCTGAGAACAGCCCGGCCGGGGGGCGACTTCCGACGGGGCCCGACGGGGAGCGCCCGGACCGGGACACCCTGTTCGACTACCTCCAGCGCTACTACCTGCACACCGCCCCCGAGGACATCGAGGACCGCGACCCGACGGACGTCTTCGGCGCCGCCCTGTCGCACTTCCGGCTCGCCGAGAACCGTCCGCAGGGCACCGCGAACGTCCGCGTGCACACCCCCACGGTCGAGGAGAACGGCTGGACCTCCAGCCACTCGGTCGTCGAGGTCGTCACCGACGACATGCCGTTCCTGGTCGACTCGGTCACCAACGAGCTGTCCCGTCAGGGCCGCGGCATCCACGTGGTGATCCACCCGCAGGTCCGCGTCCGCCGCGACGTCACCGGCAAGCTCATCGAGGTGCTCACCACCGAGCCGAAGGGCGCCCTGCCGCACGACGCGCTCACCGAGTCCTGGATCCACGTCGAGATCGACCGCGAGACCGACCGCGCCGACCTCAAGCAGATCACCGCCGACCTGCTGCGCGTCCTGTCCGACGTCCGCGAGACCGTCGAGGACTGGGAGAAGATGCGCGAGACCGCGCTGCGCATCGCCGACGGTCTGCCCGACGAGCCCACCGCCGACGACCTGCGCCCGACCGAGGTCGAAGAGGCCCGCGAGCTGCTGCGCTGGCTGTCCGCGGACCACTTCACCTTCCTCGGCTACCGCGAGTACGAGCTGGTCAACGGTGACGCCCTGGCGGCCGTCCCGGGCACCGGCCTCGGCATCCTGCGCTCCGACCCGCACCACTCCGGCGAGGACCACCACGCCCACCCGGTCTCGCCGTCCTTCAGCCGGCTGCCCGCCGACGCCCGCGCCAAGGCGCGCGAGCACAAGCTGCTGGTCCTCACCAAGGCCAACAGCCGGGCCACCGTGCACCGCCCCTCGTACCTGGACTACGTGGGCGTGAAGAAGTTCGACGAGCAGGGCAACGTCATCGGGGAGCGCCGCTTCCTGGGCCTGTTCTCCTCGGCCGCGTACACCGAGTCCGTCCGCCGCGTCCCGGTCATCAGCCGCAAGGTCAACGAGGTGCTGGAGGGCGCGGGCTTCTCGCCCAACAGCCACGACGGCCGCGACCTGCTGCAGATCCTGGAGACCTACCCGCGCGACGAGCTCTTCCAGACCCCGGTCGACGAGCTGCGCTCCATCGTCACCTCCGTCCTCTACCTGCAGGAACGTCGCCGGCTGCGGCTGTACCTGCGCCAGGACGAGTACGGGCGCTACTACTCCGCGCTGGTCTACCTGCCCCGCGACCGGTTCAACACCACCGTCCGCGAGCGCCTGACCGGCATCCTCATGGAGGAGCTCGGCGGCACCAACGTCGACTTCACCGCCTGGAACACCGAGTCGATCCTGTCCCGGCTGCACTTCGTCGTCCGCGTCGCGCCCGGCACCGAGCTGCCGCAGCTCTCCGACGCCGACAAGGACCGCATCGAGGCCCGGCTCGTCGAGGCGTCCCGTTCCTGGGCCGACGGCTTCGGCGAGGCGCTGAACGCCGAGCTCGGCGAGGAGCGCGCCGCCGAGCTGCTGCGCCGCTACGGCAACGCCTTCCCCGAGGGCTACAAGGCCGACCACTCGCCGCGCGCCGCCGTCGCCGACCTGGTCCACCTGGAGCAGCTCAAGCACGCCGGCAAGGAGTTCGCGCTCTCGCTGTACGAGCCCGTGGGCAGCGGCCCCGGCGAGCGCCGCTTCAAGATCTACAAGCCCGGTCCGCAGGTCTCCCTGTCGTCCGTGCTGCCGGTCCTGAACCGGCTCGGCGTCGAGGTCGTCGACGAGCGCCCGTACGAGCTGCGCTGCTCGGACCGGTCGACCGCCTGGGTCTACGACTTCGGTCTGCGGATGCCCTCGGCCGCCGGCAACGGCGACTACCTCGGCGACGACGCCCGCGAGCGCTTCCAGGAGGCCTTCTCCGCCACCTGGACCGGCGAGGCCGAGAACGACGGCTTCAACGCGCTGGTGCTGTCCGCCGGGCTCACCTGGCGGCAGGCCATGGTCCTGCGCGCGTACGCCAAGTACCTGCGCCAGGCCGGCTCGACCTTCAGCCAGGACTACATGGAGGACACCCTCCGCAACAACGTCCACACCACCCGGCTGCTGGTCTCCCTCTTCGAGGCCCGGATGGCGCCGGAGCGCCAGCGCGCCGGCACCGAGTTGATCGACGGCCTGCTGGAGGAGCTGGACGGCGCCCTGGACCAGGTCGCCTCCCTGGACGAGGACCGGATCCTCCGCTCCTTCCTGACCGTCATCAAGGCCACCCTGCGGAGCAACTTCTTCCAGAAGGACGCCGAGGGCCGCCCGCACTCCTACGTGTCGATGAAGTTCGACCCGCAGGCCATCCCGGACCTGCCGGCGCCCCGCCCGGCGTACGAGATCTGGGTGTACTCGCCGCGCGTCGAGGGCGTGCACCTGCGCTTCGGCAAGGTCGCGCGCGGTGGTCTGCGCTGGTCCGACCGCCGTGAGGACTTCCGGACCGAGATCCTCGGCCTGGTCAAGGCGCAGATGGTGAAGAACACCGTCATCGTGCCGGTCGGCGCCAAGGGCGGCTTCGTCGCCAAGCAGCTCCCGGACCCGTCCGTGGACCGGGACGCCTGGCTGGCCGAGGGCATCGCCTCGTACAAGACCTTCATCTCGGCGCTGCTCGACATCACCGACAACCTGGTCGCGGGCGAGGTCGTCCCGCCGGCCGACGTGGTCCGCCACGACGAGGACGACACGTACCTCGTCGTCGCCGCCGACAAGGGCACCGCCACCTTCTCCGACATCGCCAACGGCGTCGCGGAGGAGTACGGCTTCTGGCTCGGCGACGCGTTCGCCTCCGGCGGCTCGGCCGGCTACGACCACAAGGGCATGGGCATCACCGCCCGCGGCGCCTGGGAGTCCGTCAAGCGGCACTTCCGCGAGCTGGGCCACGACACCCAGACCGAGGACTTCACGGTCGTCGGCGTCGGCGACATGTCCGGCGACGTGTTCGGCAACGGCATGCTGCTCTCCGAGCACATCCGGCTCGTCGCGGCCTTCGACCACCGCCACATCTTCATCGACCCGAACCCGGACGCGGCCACCTCGTACGCCGAGCGCCGCCGCCTGTTCGACCTGCCGCGCAGCTCCTGGGCCGACTACGACACCGAGCTGCTCTCGGCGGGCGGTGGCATCCACCCCCGTAGCGCCAAGTCGATCCCGGTCAACGCGCATGTGCGGGCCGCCCTCGGCATCGAGGACGGGGTCACCAAGATGACCCCGGCCGAGCTGATGAAGGCGATCCTGCAGTCGCCGGTCGACCTGCTGTGGAACGGCGGCATCGGCACGTACGTGAAGTCCTCCGCCGAGTCGAACGCCGACGTCGGCGACAAGGCCAACGACGCCATCCGCGTCGACGGCCAGGACGTGCGCGCGAAGGTCATCGGCGAGGGCGGCAACCTCGGCGCGACCCAGCTGGGCCGCATCGAGTTCGCCCGGACCGGCGGGCCCGAGAGCGAGGGCGGCAAGGTCAACACCGACGCGATCGACAACAGCGCCGGCGTCGACACCTCCGACCACGAGGTCAACATCAAGATCCTGCTCAACGGGCTGGTCGCCGAGGGCGACATGACCGTCAAGCAGCGCAACAAGATCCTCGCCGAGATGACCGACGAGGTCGGCGCGCTGGTGCTGCGCAACAACTACGCGCAGAACACGGCCCTGGCCAACGCCGTCATCCAGTCGCCGTCCCTGCTCCACGCCCACCAGCGCTTCATGCGCCGGCTGGGCCGCGACGGGGCCCTGGACCGCTCGCTGGAGTTCCTGCCCAACGACCGGCAGATCCGCGAGCTGCTCAACACCGACCGAGGCCTGAGCCAGCCGGAGCTCGCCGTGCTGCTCGCCTACACCAAGATCACGGTGGCGGACGAGCTGATCGGCACCGGCCTGCCGGACGACCCGTACCTGCGCGGTCTGCTGCACGCGTACTTCCCGACGCAGCTGCGCGAGAAGTTCGCCGAGGCCGTGGACAGCCACCCGCTGCGCCGCGAGATCGTCACCACGGTCCTGGTCAACGACACCGTCAACACCGGTGGCTCGACCTTCCTGCACCGCCTCCGCGAGGAGACCGGCGCGTCGATCGAGGAGATCGTCCGCGCGCAGACCGCCGCCCGCGCCATCTTCCGGCTGGGCGAGGTCTGGGACGCCGTCGAGGCGCTCGACAACAAGGTGCCGGCCGACGTCCAGACCCGGATGCGGCTGCACTCGCGGCGCCTGGTCGAGCGCGGCACGCGCTGGCTGCTCGGCAACCGGCCGCAGCCGCTCCAGCTGGCCGAGACGATCGAGTTCTTCTCCGAGCGGGTCGAGCAGGTCTGGGCGAAGCTGCCGCAGCTGCTGCGCGGCTCGGACCTGGAGTGGTACGAGTCGATCCTCGAGGAACTGACCTCGGTGGGCGTTCCGGAGGAGCTGGCCCTGCGGGTCGCGGGCTTCTCGTCCGCCTTCCCGACGCTCGACGTCGTCGCCATCGCGGACCGGACCGACAAGGACCCGCTGGCGGTCGCCGAGGTCTACTACGACCTGGCCGACCGGCTGCGGATCACGGAACTGATGGACCGGATCATCGAGCTGCCGCGCAACGACCGCTGGCAGTCGATGGCCCGTGCCTCGATCCGCGAGGACCTGTTCGCGGCGCACGCCGCGCTCACCGCCGACGTGCTGTCGGCGGGCAACGGGACCTCGACGCCGGAGGAGCGGTTCAAGGACTGGGAGGAGAAGAACGCGGCGATCCTGGGCCGCGCCCGGACCACCCTGGAGGAGATCCAGGGCTCGGACGCCTTCGACCTGGCGAACCTGTCCGTGGCGATGCGGACGATCCGGTCGATGCTGCGCACGCACGGCTAG
- a CDS encoding DJ-1/PfpI family protein has translation MTPKILIVTGDAAESLEVLYPYQRLQEEGYEVHIAAPARKQLRFVVHDFEPGYDTYTEKPGYTWPADLAFSEVAPADYVALVIPGGRAPEYLRNDLELRKILKAFFDADKPVAQICHGPLLTAAVGGLEGRRVTSYPALELDMQAAGATFQDAEAVVDGVLVSSRAWPDQPTWMREFLKILREKTPTD, from the coding sequence ATGACACCGAAGATCCTGATCGTGACGGGGGACGCGGCGGAGTCGCTGGAAGTCCTCTACCCGTACCAGCGGCTCCAGGAGGAGGGGTACGAGGTCCACATCGCGGCGCCGGCCCGCAAGCAGCTGCGGTTCGTGGTGCACGACTTCGAGCCGGGCTACGACACCTACACCGAGAAGCCGGGCTACACCTGGCCGGCGGACCTGGCGTTCTCCGAGGTCGCGCCGGCGGACTACGTCGCGCTGGTGATCCCGGGCGGCCGGGCCCCGGAGTACCTGCGCAACGACCTCGAACTCCGGAAGATCCTCAAGGCCTTCTTCGACGCGGACAAGCCGGTCGCCCAGATCTGCCACGGCCCGCTCCTGACGGCCGCGGTGGGCGGCCTGGAGGGCCGCCGCGTCACGTCGTACCCAGCCCTGGAACTGGACATGCAGGCCGCAGGGGCGACCTTCCAGGACGCGGAAGCGGTGGTCGACGGCGTCCTGGTCTCCTCGAGGGCCTGGCCGGACCAGCCGACCTGGATGAGGGAGTTCCTGAAGATCCTGAGGGAGAAGACCCCGACGGACTGA
- a CDS encoding DUF6912 family protein yields the protein MRVYVPLTLPGLAQAHKAGELGPGPLTAYAVTPALREWYVSDDIEELEYAALNRAASASLRLLAGDPAAARRRVVVAVDVADKDTAVDPDRGLDAGSLGEIRVAGPVPLAKAAAVHADADDAEADVAAAAAALGAADQGDDDAQFTVDGAEDHELLWFGVQEIPGLLA from the coding sequence ATGCGCGTGTACGTCCCCCTGACCCTCCCCGGTCTCGCACAGGCGCACAAGGCGGGCGAGCTGGGCCCCGGCCCGCTGACCGCCTACGCCGTCACGCCCGCGCTGCGCGAGTGGTACGTCTCCGACGACATCGAGGAGCTCGAGTACGCGGCGCTCAACCGGGCCGCCTCGGCGTCGCTGCGGCTGCTCGCCGGCGACCCCGCGGCCGCGCGGCGCCGGGTCGTCGTCGCGGTCGACGTTGCGGACAAGGACACGGCCGTCGACCCCGACCGCGGACTCGACGCGGGCTCGCTGGGCGAGATCCGGGTGGCCGGGCCCGTACCGCTGGCGAAGGCGGCCGCGGTGCACGCGGACGCGGACGACGCGGAGGCGGACGTGGCCGCGGCGGCCGCCGCGCTCGGCGCGGCGGACCAGGGCGACGACGACGCGCAGTTCACGGTCGACGGCGCGGAGGACCACGAGCTGCTGTGGTTCGGTGTGCAGGAGATTCCCGGTCTGCTCGCCTGA